Proteins encoded together in one Thalassotalea crassostreae window:
- the glyQ gene encoding glycine--tRNA ligase subunit alpha gives MSTFDIKTFQGLILKLQEYWARQGCVIVQPLDLEVGAGTFHPMTFLRSIGPEPMSSAYVQPCRRPTDGRYGENPNRLQHYYQFQVVLKPSPKNIQELYLNSLKEIGIDTLVHDIRFVEDNWESPTLGAWGLGWEIWLNGMEVTQFTYFQQVGGLECAPVTGEITYGLERLAMYIQNVDSIYDLVWADGPMGKVYYRDVFHQNEVEQSAYNFEHANVDALFTQFDVCEAESAKLIELGLPLPAYEQVMKASHAFNLLDARHAISVTERQRYILRVRTLAKACATAYYAAREELGFPLCRTEQSKESK, from the coding sequence ATGAGCACATTTGATATCAAAACATTCCAAGGCCTGATCCTGAAATTACAGGAATATTGGGCGCGCCAAGGTTGCGTTATTGTTCAACCATTAGATTTAGAAGTAGGGGCTGGTACTTTCCATCCTATGACATTCTTACGCTCAATTGGTCCTGAGCCAATGAGCAGTGCTTATGTGCAGCCATGCCGTCGTCCAACCGATGGCCGCTACGGTGAAAACCCAAACCGTTTACAACACTACTATCAATTTCAAGTTGTGTTAAAACCATCACCTAAGAATATCCAAGAATTATACTTAAACTCTTTAAAAGAGATTGGTATTGATACCTTAGTTCACGATATCCGCTTCGTTGAAGACAACTGGGAATCGCCAACTTTAGGCGCCTGGGGTCTAGGTTGGGAAATCTGGTTAAACGGTATGGAAGTAACTCAATTTACCTATTTCCAACAAGTTGGTGGTCTTGAATGTGCACCAGTCACTGGCGAGATTACCTACGGTCTAGAACGTTTAGCAATGTACATCCAAAACGTAGATAGTATCTACGACTTAGTATGGGCTGATGGCCCAATGGGTAAAGTATATTACCGTGATGTTTTCCACCAAAACGAAGTGGAGCAATCTGCTTATAACTTTGAACATGCTAATGTTGACGCATTATTTACTCAGTTTGATGTATGTGAAGCGGAAAGCGCTAAGCTAATTGAACTTGGTTTACCATTGCCAGCCTACGAGCAAGTAATGAAGGCATCTCATGCGTTTAACTTACTTGATGCACGTCATGCTATCTCGGTTACCGAGCGTCAACGTTATATTTTAAGAGTTCGTACATTAGCTAAAGCATGTGCAACTGCCTACTATGCAGCTCGTGAAGAACTAGGTTTCCCTTTATGTCGTACAGAACAATCAAAGGAGAGTAAATAA
- the glyS gene encoding glycine--tRNA ligase subunit beta, whose translation MNTNTLLIELGTEELPPKALKTLATAFYNSITEQLTAANLGYTEAKWFATPRRLAVMVKQLEQQQADKVVEKRGPAANVAFDAEGNATKAAQGWARSNGITVEQAERLVTDKGEWLLHKATQKGQSINDLITAIVQNAVAKLPIPKPMRWGSSRIQFIRPVHTLTMMYGDEVIAGEVLGIQSANELQGHRFHFDGNITLDHADNYEATLESAHVIADYEVRRNKIIADVNAAAAELNATALLDDELVDEVTSINEWPSVLVGSFDDDFLNVPAEPLIYSMKDHQKYFPVMAKNDELLAKFIFVTNIESKQPAEVIRGNEKVIRPRLADAEFFFKTDKKQSLESRLASLENVLFQKQLGTLKDKSERIATLSKHIASSLNENADNAYRAGLLSKTDLMSDMVLEFPQVQGTMGKYYAQNDGETADVAQALEDQYRPRFAGDSLPKGNIGASVAIADKVDSLVGIFGINQPPKGDKDPFALRRAAIGLIRIIIEKQLALDIADLLAVSIESYGNKLSNDNTAADVIEFIMGRFRSFYQEQGISVDVIQAVLANKPTAPLDFDQRVQAVSYFRTLDESQALAAANKRVGNILAKFEGELFSEFNFDLATESFEIDLANAYNALNAELAPLFANKEYQQALTKLASLREPIDAFFDNVMVMADDEQVKTNRLTLLSKLRASFFNVADISLLQ comes from the coding sequence ATGAATACTAATACTCTTCTAATAGAATTAGGTACTGAAGAATTACCACCGAAGGCGCTAAAAACATTAGCGACCGCTTTTTACAATTCAATCACTGAGCAACTAACTGCCGCTAACTTAGGTTATACAGAAGCAAAATGGTTCGCTACACCTCGTCGCTTAGCGGTTATGGTTAAGCAACTTGAGCAACAGCAAGCTGACAAAGTTGTGGAAAAACGTGGTCCAGCTGCCAATGTTGCATTCGATGCAGAAGGCAACGCAACTAAAGCAGCTCAAGGTTGGGCCCGCTCAAATGGTATAACCGTTGAGCAAGCTGAACGCTTAGTTACCGACAAAGGTGAATGGTTATTACATAAAGCGACGCAAAAAGGTCAATCGATTAATGATTTGATTACTGCAATCGTACAAAATGCCGTGGCTAAGTTACCTATTCCAAAACCGATGCGATGGGGCAGCAGTCGTATTCAATTTATTCGCCCGGTACATACATTAACGATGATGTACGGTGACGAAGTGATTGCTGGTGAAGTGTTAGGTATCCAATCTGCGAATGAGTTACAAGGTCATCGTTTCCATTTTGACGGTAACATTACCTTAGACCATGCAGATAACTACGAAGCAACTTTAGAAAGTGCGCACGTTATCGCTGATTACGAAGTTCGTCGTAATAAGATTATCGCTGACGTTAATGCAGCAGCTGCAGAACTTAACGCGACTGCTTTACTTGATGATGAGTTAGTTGACGAAGTTACATCAATCAACGAATGGCCATCAGTGTTAGTGGGGAGTTTTGATGACGACTTCTTAAACGTACCTGCAGAGCCTCTAATTTACTCGATGAAAGACCATCAAAAGTACTTTCCAGTTATGGCGAAAAACGATGAACTTTTAGCGAAATTTATTTTTGTCACTAACATTGAATCTAAGCAGCCTGCAGAAGTTATCCGTGGTAACGAAAAAGTTATTCGCCCGCGATTAGCAGATGCTGAGTTCTTCTTTAAAACCGACAAAAAGCAAAGCTTAGAAAGCCGTTTAGCTAGCCTTGAAAACGTATTGTTCCAAAAACAACTTGGTACATTAAAGGATAAATCTGAGCGTATCGCAACGTTAAGTAAACACATTGCGAGTAGTTTGAACGAAAACGCTGATAACGCCTATCGCGCTGGTCTATTATCTAAGACTGACCTGATGTCAGATATGGTATTAGAATTCCCTCAAGTGCAGGGCACAATGGGGAAATACTACGCACAGAATGATGGTGAAACTGCTGATGTCGCGCAAGCCCTTGAAGATCAATATCGTCCAAGATTTGCCGGCGATAGTTTACCTAAAGGTAATATCGGTGCGAGTGTTGCTATCGCCGATAAAGTGGATAGCTTAGTTGGTATTTTTGGTATCAATCAGCCACCAAAAGGTGATAAAGACCCATTTGCATTGCGTCGTGCGGCAATTGGTTTGATACGTATCATCATTGAAAAACAACTTGCTCTAGATATTGCAGATTTACTCGCGGTTAGTATCGAGTCATACGGTAACAAGTTAAGCAATGACAATACTGCTGCTGATGTTATCGAATTTATCATGGGACGTTTCCGCTCTTTCTATCAAGAGCAGGGCATTAGCGTTGATGTCATTCAAGCGGTGTTAGCGAACAAGCCAACCGCACCTTTAGATTTTGACCAACGTGTACAAGCGGTAAGTTACTTTAGAACACTTGATGAATCTCAAGCACTTGCAGCGGCCAACAAACGAGTTGGTAATATCTTAGCGAAATTTGAAGGCGAGCTATTCTCGGAGTTTAACTTTGACCTAGCGACTGAAAGCTTTGAGATAGACCTTGCTAACGCATACAACGCTCTAAATGCTGAGTTAGCGCCATTATTTGCTAATAAAGAATACCAACAAGCTTTAACTAAGTTAGCTAGCTTACGTGAACCGATAGATGCGTTCTTTGATAACGTTATGGTTATGGCTGATGATGAACAGGTTAAAACTAACCGTTTAACCCTTCTTAGCAAGCTAAGAGCCAGCTTCTTTAATGTGGCAGATATCTCATTACTGCAGTAA
- the tusA gene encoding sulfurtransferase TusA, producing the protein MSNELFDAADHSLDALGLRCPEPVMMVRMNIRKINSGETLLIIADDPSTTRDIPSFCEFMEHELLAKDSNDNVYRYLIRKV; encoded by the coding sequence ATGAGTAATGAACTATTTGATGCTGCCGATCATAGCCTTGATGCACTTGGGTTACGATGTCCCGAGCCAGTAATGATGGTGCGAATGAATATTAGAAAAATTAATTCAGGTGAGACATTACTCATTATTGCCGACGACCCTTCAACTACCCGTGATATTCCAAGTTTTTGTGAATTTATGGAACATGAATTATTGGCAAAAGATAGCAATGATAATGTCTATCGCTATTTGATTAGGAAGGTTTAG
- the pepQ gene encoding Xaa-Pro dipeptidase gives MKDLAKYYPAHITELQNRTATILEREGLSAIAIHAGFASKIFLDDMYSPFKTNPHFKAWLPVTETPNCWLVVNGKDKPVLAFYQPLDFWHKVTKLEQDYWTDFFDIKIIGSADEVADILPNNKQGVAYIGAHEDVADKFGFELKNPDALLNYFHYHRAYKTDYELVCMRESNRLAVLGHNAAKEAFFAKASEFEIQLAYLSAVGQGDNDVPYGNIVALNENGAILHYTALEKQRPAQHHSFLIDAGASFHGYASDITRTYAFEKNEFSDLIEAMNVMQLELCSGLVPGASYVDLHIKNHHMLAEILNRFNIVTMDTEAMVNEGVTRHFYPHGLGHHLGLQVHDMGGFMSDDKGTHVNTPSEHPFLRTSRGIESKQVFTIEPGLYFIDQFLTDLSKSKHKDSINWTKIEQLRKFGGIRIEDNVIVHDDGIENMTRDFKLA, from the coding sequence ATGAAAGATTTAGCCAAATATTATCCGGCACACATCACTGAACTACAAAACCGTACTGCAACCATTCTTGAACGTGAAGGCTTATCGGCTATCGCTATTCATGCTGGTTTTGCCAGTAAAATATTCCTTGATGATATGTATTCACCGTTTAAAACCAATCCACACTTTAAGGCTTGGTTGCCGGTCACTGAAACACCAAATTGTTGGTTAGTTGTAAATGGCAAAGATAAACCAGTACTTGCGTTTTACCAACCATTAGATTTTTGGCACAAAGTGACCAAACTAGAACAAGATTATTGGACCGACTTTTTTGATATCAAAATCATTGGTAGTGCCGATGAAGTTGCTGACATTTTACCAAACAACAAGCAGGGTGTTGCGTATATTGGCGCCCATGAAGATGTTGCAGATAAGTTTGGCTTTGAACTTAAAAACCCTGATGCCTTATTGAATTACTTCCACTATCACCGCGCCTACAAAACTGACTATGAACTTGTTTGTATGAGAGAGTCTAATCGTTTGGCGGTACTCGGTCATAATGCGGCTAAAGAAGCGTTCTTTGCTAAAGCCAGTGAATTTGAAATTCAATTGGCCTACCTAAGTGCCGTTGGTCAAGGTGATAATGATGTCCCTTATGGAAATATTGTTGCCTTAAATGAAAATGGCGCAATATTGCATTACACCGCTCTAGAAAAGCAAAGACCGGCACAACATCACTCATTCCTAATTGATGCTGGTGCAAGCTTTCATGGCTATGCGTCAGACATTACTCGAACTTATGCATTTGAGAAAAATGAGTTTTCCGACCTAATCGAAGCAATGAATGTGATGCAACTCGAATTGTGCAGTGGACTAGTGCCTGGTGCAAGTTACGTTGATCTGCACATTAAAAACCACCACATGTTAGCGGAGATCTTAAATCGCTTTAACATCGTAACTATGGACACTGAAGCTATGGTTAATGAAGGGGTTACTCGTCATTTCTATCCACATGGTCTAGGTCATCACCTTGGCTTACAAGTGCACGATATGGGCGGCTTTATGAGTGATGATAAAGGTACGCACGTTAATACACCAAGCGAACACCCATTCTTACGTACATCTCGTGGCATTGAAAGTAAGCAAGTGTTTACTATCGAACCTGGCCTTTACTTTATTGACCAGTTCTTAACGGATTTATCTAAATCTAAACATAAAGACAGCATTAACTGGACTAAAATAGAGCAACTTCGTAAGTTTGGCGGTATCCGTATCGAAGATAATGTCATTGTCCATGATGACGGTATTGAAAATATGACTCGAGACTTTAAGTTAGCTTAA
- a CDS encoding YigZ family protein, producing MANNKVNSKKVSTNVTPYLIPASSIEVETVVNRSRFICAIEHCDNNAAVKSFIEKIRLQYPDASHHCYAFISDRPENSQAYGFSDDGEPSGTAGKPMLAAVQGSNIGEICAVVTRYFGGTKLGTGGLQRAYGLSVREAIDLLPTTLKTPIEQVSLHCDYQQVKDIEHAIKLSNGEVVSQDYGIDVVMVISLPIVDVDSFCDRVTKLTAARVSVKRDNTNTIKE from the coding sequence ATGGCTAACAACAAGGTTAATAGCAAAAAAGTTAGCACTAATGTGACTCCATATTTGATACCTGCAAGCAGTATTGAAGTAGAGACCGTGGTAAACCGCAGCCGTTTTATTTGTGCCATTGAGCATTGTGATAACAACGCTGCGGTAAAATCTTTCATCGAAAAAATAAGGCTGCAATACCCAGATGCCTCGCATCACTGTTATGCCTTTATTAGCGATCGACCTGAAAATAGCCAAGCTTATGGCTTTAGTGATGACGGCGAACCAAGTGGTACCGCCGGTAAACCTATGTTAGCAGCCGTGCAAGGCAGCAATATTGGTGAAATATGTGCTGTAGTAACCCGTTATTTTGGTGGCACTAAGCTTGGTACCGGTGGACTGCAACGAGCTTATGGTTTAAGCGTCCGTGAGGCCATCGACTTACTTCCTACGACTTTAAAAACACCGATTGAACAGGTCTCTTTGCATTGTGATTATCAGCAAGTAAAGGACATAGAGCATGCGATAAAACTCAGCAATGGCGAGGTGGTTAGCCAAGATTACGGTATTGATGTGGTCATGGTTATTAGCTTACCGATTGTTGACGTAGATAGTTTTTGTGACCGGGTAACAAAATTAACTGCCGCTCGCGTTTCGGTGAAACGAGATAATACTAATACAATCAAAGAGTAA
- a CDS encoding TrkH family potassium uptake protein: protein MQYRNIIRILGLLVTILSVTMLPPAAVSLIYRDGGGVAFLMAFVLCLITGFLFWYPNRDQKGELRAREGFLIVVLFWTVLASFSSVPLMLTETPDLSVTDAFFESFSGLTTTGATILTQIDGLPHAVLFYRQQLQWLGGMGIIVLAVAVLPMLGVGGMQLYRAETPGPVKDSKMTPRIADTAKHLWYIYLTLTVACALSYWFAGMSAFDAISHSFSTIAIGGFSTHDASMGYFESPIINMICVFFLIIAGVNFALHFAAFSSKSIRTYFFDPEFKTFISFQVVLTLICFFSLLAYGHSSSFEQAFDDAMFQAVSISTTAGFATTNFADWPAMLPILLIFASFVGGCAGSTGGGMKVMRVLLLYLQGIRELNRLIHPKAVITIKLGRKALPDKVVDAIWGFFSAYAAIFVVCMLLLMLSGIDELTAFTAVAACLNNLGPGLGEVAANFSSINDFSKWVLILAMLFGRLEIFTLLVLFMPAFWRS from the coding sequence ATGCAATACCGTAATATCATCAGAATTTTAGGGTTATTGGTGACCATTCTGAGTGTCACCATGTTACCGCCAGCGGCCGTATCGCTAATTTACCGCGATGGTGGTGGTGTGGCATTTTTGATGGCCTTTGTTCTATGCTTGATCACTGGTTTCTTATTTTGGTATCCAAACCGTGACCAAAAAGGCGAATTAAGAGCCCGTGAAGGCTTTCTTATCGTTGTTTTGTTTTGGACCGTACTGGCAAGTTTCTCTTCCGTTCCGTTAATGCTTACCGAAACACCTGATTTATCGGTAACCGATGCCTTCTTCGAATCGTTTTCTGGTCTAACAACGACTGGTGCAACAATCCTTACCCAAATTGATGGCTTACCTCATGCGGTATTATTCTATCGCCAGCAGCTGCAGTGGTTAGGTGGTATGGGTATTATCGTATTAGCTGTTGCCGTATTACCTATGCTTGGTGTCGGTGGCATGCAGCTCTATCGAGCGGAAACACCTGGCCCGGTAAAAGATTCAAAAATGACGCCGCGGATTGCCGATACAGCAAAACATCTTTGGTATATATACTTAACCTTAACCGTTGCTTGCGCGCTGTCATATTGGTTTGCTGGTATGTCGGCATTTGATGCGATTTCTCATTCATTCTCAACAATTGCAATTGGTGGTTTTTCGACGCACGATGCATCAATGGGGTATTTTGAGTCGCCGATAATCAACATGATTTGTGTGTTCTTCTTGATTATCGCTGGTGTTAACTTTGCTTTGCATTTTGCTGCGTTTAGTTCGAAGAGTATTAGAACTTACTTTTTCGATCCTGAGTTTAAAACCTTCATTTCTTTTCAAGTAGTATTAACGCTGATTTGTTTCTTCTCGTTGCTTGCCTATGGCCATTCAAGTAGCTTTGAACAAGCATTCGATGATGCCATGTTCCAAGCTGTTTCGATAAGTACCACCGCTGGATTTGCCACAACAAACTTCGCCGATTGGCCGGCAATGTTACCGATACTGCTAATTTTTGCGAGTTTCGTTGGTGGCTGTGCTGGCTCTACCGGTGGTGGCATGAAAGTAATGCGAGTCTTGTTATTGTATTTACAAGGTATTCGCGAGCTTAATCGCTTAATCCACCCGAAAGCGGTTATAACGATTAAACTTGGTCGCAAAGCGTTACCAGATAAAGTCGTCGATGCGATTTGGGGCTTCTTCTCTGCTTATGCGGCTATATTTGTTGTCTGTATGTTGTTATTGATGCTCAGTGGCATTGATGAGCTTACCGCCTTTACTGCCGTTGCAGCGTGTTTAAATAACCTCGGCCCTGGTCTTGGTGAGGTCGCGGCAAACTTTTCATCGATCAATGACTTTAGTAAGTGGGTGCTTATTTTAGCGATGTTGTTTGGTCGTTTAGAAATATTTACTTTACTGGTACTGTTTATGCCAGCATTCTGGCGTTCATAA
- the trkA gene encoding Trk system potassium transporter TrkA, with the protein MKIIILGAGQVGGTLAENLVGENNDITLVDSDSNKLRELQDKLDLQVVTGNGAHPDVLYKAGCEDADMIIAVTSDDATNMIACQVAYTLFSTFTKIARIRSEQILKREKDLFHNQNIPVDHIIAPEQLVTRDIARLIDYPGALQVRDFAEGKVSLVGIRAYYGGLLVGHALSTIREHIPNIDTRVAAIYRKGKPIRPLGTTVIEADDEVFFISAAGHIRTVMAELQKLEEGYQRIMIAGGGHIGAGLARKLEKNHKVKIIERNPKRGEYLSNELNSSLVFIGDSSDIELLKEEHIDRTDVFIAVTNDDEANIMSSMLAKRLGARKTIALIQRGAYLDLVDNSVDIAVSPQQATISALLTHVRQSGVVNAYSLRRGAAEAVEIVAQGDEQSSKIIGRQIREIKLPPGTTIGAIVRGDEVLIAHSNTVIKTDDHVILFLVDKKYIHQVEKLFAVSAIFF; encoded by the coding sequence ATGAAAATAATCATTTTAGGTGCAGGCCAAGTAGGTGGCACGCTGGCAGAAAATTTAGTCGGTGAAAATAACGACATCACACTAGTTGATAGTGACTCTAATAAACTTCGTGAGTTACAAGATAAGCTAGATTTGCAGGTGGTAACTGGAAACGGTGCTCACCCAGATGTTTTATATAAAGCTGGCTGTGAAGATGCCGATATGATTATTGCTGTGACCAGCGACGATGCAACAAATATGATTGCTTGTCAGGTTGCATACACCCTATTTAGTACCTTCACTAAGATTGCTCGTATTCGCAGTGAGCAAATTCTTAAGCGTGAAAAAGATCTATTCCACAATCAAAACATTCCTGTTGATCACATTATCGCTCCAGAGCAACTAGTTACCCGAGATATCGCGCGACTAATTGATTACCCAGGTGCTTTGCAAGTGCGAGATTTTGCCGAGGGCAAAGTGTCATTGGTTGGTATCCGCGCCTATTATGGTGGTCTATTAGTCGGACATGCACTGTCGACAATACGTGAGCATATACCGAATATTGATACCCGTGTTGCCGCAATTTATCGTAAAGGCAAGCCAATTCGTCCATTAGGGACCACGGTTATTGAAGCCGATGATGAAGTATTCTTCATCTCAGCTGCCGGTCATATCCGTACAGTAATGGCAGAATTACAAAAACTCGAAGAAGGCTATCAGCGTATTATGATTGCTGGTGGTGGTCATATTGGTGCCGGTTTAGCGCGTAAGTTAGAGAAAAACCATAAAGTTAAGATCATTGAGCGAAATCCTAAACGTGGTGAGTACTTATCAAATGAGTTAAATAGCTCGTTGGTGTTTATTGGTGACTCTTCCGATATTGAGTTGTTGAAAGAAGAACACATTGATAGAACCGATGTATTTATTGCCGTTACCAACGATGACGAAGCAAATATTATGTCTTCTATGTTGGCTAAACGTCTTGGCGCGCGCAAAACAATCGCTCTTATTCAACGTGGTGCCTATTTAGATTTAGTTGATAATAGTGTTGATATCGCTGTATCACCGCAACAAGCAACTATTTCAGCGTTGTTAACCCATGTCCGTCAAAGTGGTGTTGTAAATGCCTATAGTTTACGTCGTGGTGCGGCTGAAGCAGTCGAAATTGTTGCGCAAGGTGATGAGCAATCATCGAAAATTATCGGTCGTCAAATTCGTGAAATTAAATTGCCGCCGGGTACGACCATTGGCGCTATCGTTCGCGGCGACGAAGTGTTAATTGCCCACTCTAATACGGTGATCAAAACAGACGATCACGTTATTTTGTTCTTAGTAGACAAGAAATACATTCATCAGGTTGAGAAGTTATTCGCAGTAAGTGCGATTTTCTTTTAG
- the rsmB gene encoding 16S rRNA (cytosine(967)-C(5))-methyltransferase RsmB, which produces MSKNIRALAARCLYAVVDQGRSLSQELPKQQALVESGKDKGLLQEFCYGVLRYLPELEHHVRQFVKKPLTGKQRVFHFLMIVGIYQIKYTRIPDHAAVAETVAATAILKNRHLKGMVNAVLRNFQRLDSTELDDSVAEPVRFNHPGWLIKKLKAGYPEQWQNILTENLQRPPMWLRVNQQKTDVEQYLTLLEDVDIAVKYIAPVSNAILLEQAVDVTKLPNFADGWVSIQDGAAQAAAPLLSARSDDNILDCCAAPGGKTCHILELTPDIKAMTAIDVEPERLVRVEENLARLGLTANVIAGDAANPIDWFDGELFDRILLDAPCSGTGVIRKNPDIKWLRKASDIDNLVVLQQQILAAIWQLLKPGGTMIYATCSILPEENTMQVSRFVEQNADATLATIDMGQDAKDWQILPGQDSMDGFYYAKLLKKS; this is translated from the coding sequence ATGAGCAAAAATATCAGAGCTTTGGCAGCACGTTGTTTATACGCCGTTGTTGATCAAGGACGTTCTCTATCGCAAGAGTTACCGAAACAACAAGCCTTAGTTGAATCAGGTAAGGACAAAGGCCTGTTGCAGGAGTTTTGTTATGGTGTACTGCGTTATCTGCCAGAACTTGAACACCATGTGCGCCAGTTTGTAAAAAAGCCTCTTACCGGTAAACAACGAGTCTTTCATTTTTTAATGATCGTCGGTATTTACCAAATTAAATATACCCGTATTCCAGATCATGCCGCCGTTGCCGAAACGGTAGCAGCGACAGCAATTTTGAAAAATCGTCATTTAAAAGGCATGGTCAACGCTGTTTTAAGAAACTTCCAACGTCTCGATTCGACCGAATTAGATGATAGTGTTGCCGAGCCTGTGCGATTTAATCATCCCGGTTGGTTGATTAAGAAGCTGAAAGCAGGCTATCCCGAGCAGTGGCAAAACATATTGACTGAAAATTTACAGCGACCACCAATGTGGCTGCGAGTGAATCAGCAAAAAACTGACGTTGAACAATATTTAACTTTGCTTGAAGATGTTGATATTGCAGTAAAATATATTGCACCAGTAAGTAATGCGATTTTGCTCGAACAAGCGGTTGACGTTACTAAATTGCCAAATTTTGCTGATGGTTGGGTATCAATTCAAGACGGAGCAGCGCAAGCTGCCGCGCCATTATTATCAGCACGAAGTGACGATAATATTTTAGATTGCTGCGCCGCGCCTGGTGGCAAGACCTGTCATATTTTAGAGCTTACACCAGATATTAAAGCAATGACCGCTATTGACGTTGAGCCTGAGCGCTTAGTTAGAGTTGAAGAGAATTTGGCTCGTTTGGGTTTAACCGCGAACGTTATTGCCGGTGATGCTGCAAATCCTATAGATTGGTTCGATGGCGAGCTATTTGATCGTATTTTATTAGATGCACCCTGCTCTGGTACCGGCGTAATACGTAAAAACCCTGATATTAAGTGGTTAAGAAAGGCATCCGACATTGATAACTTGGTGGTATTACAACAACAAATTTTAGCGGCCATTTGGCAACTGCTGAAACCCGGTGGCACAATGATTTATGCAACCTGTTCAATTTTGCCTGAAGAAAATACAATGCAGGTCTCTCGATTTGTCGAGCAAAATGCTGACGCGACGCTGGCGACCATCGATATGGGGCAAGACGCTAAAGATTGGCAAATTTTACCCGGTCAAGACTCGATGGATGGCTTTTATTATGCGAAACTGTTAAAAAAGTCGTAG
- the fmt gene encoding methionyl-tRNA formyltransferase, which produces MSKPLDIIFAGTPDFAAKHLQALIDSTHNVKAVYCPEDKRAGRGKKIVFCPVKQLALEHNIPVEQPVNFKEQSAQQTLASYNSDVMVVVAYGLLLPEVILETPKLGCVNVHGSLLPRWRGAAPIQRSVEAGDAETGVTIMQMDKGLDTGAMLLKATCAIDSNDTSASIYEKLAVLGPQALLETMAMMADGTHTATAQDNALANYAEKLNKEEAVIDFTLTAAELDRKIRAFQPWPFAQIHLTVNDELQRIKVWQAEPINVDGKQNDVTGVIVSADKSGIVVSTKCGALKLTKLQLPGKKPMAVADILNGRADWFSVGTQL; this is translated from the coding sequence TTGTCTAAACCACTTGATATTATTTTTGCCGGCACACCTGATTTTGCGGCCAAGCATTTGCAAGCTCTCATTGACTCAACACATAACGTCAAAGCGGTATATTGCCCTGAAGATAAACGCGCCGGCCGTGGTAAAAAAATCGTTTTTTGCCCAGTAAAGCAACTTGCACTGGAACATAATATCCCGGTTGAGCAACCCGTAAACTTTAAGGAGCAAAGCGCTCAACAAACTCTAGCAAGTTACAATAGCGATGTGATGGTTGTTGTCGCTTATGGCTTATTGTTACCGGAAGTGATCCTTGAAACACCAAAACTAGGTTGCGTTAATGTTCACGGTTCATTGTTACCTCGCTGGCGCGGTGCCGCGCCTATTCAACGCTCAGTTGAAGCTGGCGACGCAGAAACCGGCGTAACGATTATGCAAATGGATAAAGGTCTAGATACCGGCGCAATGTTGTTAAAGGCAACTTGCGCTATCGACAGCAATGATACTAGCGCCAGTATCTATGAAAAACTAGCTGTCCTTGGCCCACAAGCACTGCTAGAGACGATGGCAATGATGGCAGATGGTACCCATACAGCAACAGCACAAGATAACGCCCTTGCTAATTACGCAGAAAAGTTAAATAAAGAAGAAGCGGTAATTGATTTCACTTTGACGGCAGCCGAACTTGATAGAAAGATCCGAGCATTTCAACCTTGGCCGTTTGCGCAAATTCATTTGACCGTAAACGATGAACTGCAACGCATTAAGGTATGGCAAGCTGAGCCTATTAATGTAGACGGAAAACAGAACGATGTTACTGGCGTCATAGTCAGCGCAGATAAAAGCGGCATCGTGGTTAGTACCAAATGCGGTGCACTTAAGTTAACCAAACTGCAATTACCCGGTAAAAAGCCAATGGCTGTTGCTGATATATTAAATGGTCGCGCTGACTGGTTTAGCGTTGGCACTCAATTATAG